A genomic window from Paramormyrops kingsleyae isolate MSU_618 chromosome 23, PKINGS_0.4, whole genome shotgun sequence includes:
- the tert gene encoding telomerase reverse transcriptase isoform X2, which translates to MANSDVTRVLRLIRSVYPIVRTAQEFSDTIVFKEGRKVLLVEPSDSARYTLFIEGLLICSDRVLQQVPSCTQVITLAELLALVLNTLKRRRRKNVLSQGYSLYEGKQMDADVLKFHGNISLSAAYVYHSDFWKKLHSRLGTDLTRYVLESCTVFTTVPPSCLLQVCGPPFYDCVPAGPGSAFQLSRFRSAHGAAKPRLGQAAGDQRMRERRRSRRRARKRRRSRGEEAGEGEAQEDKEPLSKRVRLEVTGFKPTATRGPRLPTTFQGDGPSGRKLPLLRPTDCFFRALGLLYGGRGLGNFLLNRKLRVGAAVPRRLQGRDLVRLVFFEGPVFGSSTERKPRRLPVRFHGMVGLFAALLRRHRGCPYIQLLRRTCPVGDTDADVTVLLTRHSTPRQVYLFVRECLHRVVPEEFWGSAHNRVHFLLRVKRFLSMGKFDRLSLSQLLWKMRVNDCDWPKLSKTGRCPASEHRYREHLLSRFLAWLLDRFVMGLVRALFYVTESAGQKNALRFYREHVWVKLQDLAFGKHILRSQWELLPQQRLPKATVVSRLRFIPKPGGMRPIARMAKADSRTWLFQSRIKDLHDFLRFCVQKRPTLLGSTVFGVRDIHQTLGPFTALHKEKPRPLYFVKVDVSGAYDSLPHDKLLQVVTEVLFPIWNEAFVIRWWAQVWSEANDSMKRAFRRRVEKWGETDTTVRGFMMTIQQNSKIHDSILIEQRYSLDTYGKDVFEFFKQMLANYVIQFGKKMFRQCRGIPQGSVVSALLCCLCYGHMENSLFRDITDGGGSLLAGVPEYGCFANPTKVAVNFPVDDMEGIPSVRQLPFQCLFPWCGLLLDTDNLDVYNDYSSYAGLSLRSSLTLGSSPFPGQHMKRKLLSILKLKCLPMFLDLKMNSLQAVYLNIYKILLLQAHRFHACVQNLPFGQKVKNNPRFFEVMIWNMAKLCNLLIRKNNQGDHLGFRNMGGCLQFEAVELMFCISFLTILSRHRSLYKCLLPRLRTRKRQLERKLGAVRLAVVQRASTPEIPEDFRCIYV; encoded by the exons ATGGCAAACAGTGATGTGACCCGGGTCCTTCGCTTAATTCGCTCCGTTTATCCGATCGTGCGGACGGCCCAGGAGTTCTCGGACACTATAGTGTTCAAGGAGGGAAGGAAGGTGTTGCTGGTGGAGCCGTCGGACAGCGCGCGCTACACGTTATTTATCGAGGGACTGCTGATCTGCTCGGACAGGGTTTTGCAGCAAGTCCCCAGCTGCACCCAG GTCATTACGCTGGCAGAGCTGCTGGCTTTAGTGCTGAATACcctgaagaggaggaggaggaagaacgTCTTGTCTCAAGGCTATTCCCTCTATGAGGGCAAGCAGATGGACGCTGACGTGCTGAAGTTCCATGGCAACATCTCCTTGAGCGCCGCCTATGTCTACCATAGCGACTTCTGGAAGAAGCTGCACAGTAGGCTGGGCACAGACTTGACCAGATACGTGCTGGAGAGCTGTACTGTCTTCACCACAGTGCCCCCTAGCTGCCTGTTACAGGTGTGCGGCCCTCCTTTTTATGACTGCGTCCCTGCTGGGCCAGGCTCTGCATTTCAGCTCAGCAGGTTTAGATCCGCTCATGGAGCCGCAAAGCCGAGACTGGGGCAGGCGGCAGGGGACCAGAGgatgagggagaggaggaggagtagGAGGAGGGCGAGGAAGCGAAGGCGCAGCAGAGGGGAGGAAGCTGGAGAAGGGGAGGCCCAGGAGGACAAGGAGCCGCTCTCCAAGCGGGTGAGGTTGGAAGTCACGGGATTTAAACCcacagccaccagggggccgAGATTGCCTACCACCTTCCAGGGGGACGGTCCTTCTGGGAGAAAATTACCGCTGCTGAGGCCCACCGACTGCTTCTTCCGCGCGCTGGGGCTGCTGTACGGAGGGCGTGGCCTGGGGAACTTCCTGCTGAACAGGAAGTTGAGGGTGGGGGCTGCGGTGCCTCGGCGCCTCCAGGGGCGGGACTTGGTGCGGCTGGTGTTCTTTGAAGGCCCAGTGTTTGGGAGCAGCACCGAGAGGAAGCCCCGGAGGCTGCCGGTGCGGTTCCACGGCATGGTGGGCCTCTTCGCCGCGCTCCTCCGTCGACACCGCGGCTGTCCCTACATCCAGCTCTTGCGACGGACGTGTCCGGTGGGAGACACCGATGCTGATGTCACCGTCCTCCTGACCCGCCACAGCACTCCCCGTCAGGTTTACCTCTTCGTCCGGGAGTGCCTCCATCGGGTCGTCCCCGAGGAGTTCTGGGGATCTGCCCACAACCGGGTCCACTTCCTGCTGCGTGTGAAGCGTTTCCTGTCCATGGGGAAGTTCGACcggctgtctctctctcagctcctgTGGAAGATGAGGGTGAATGACTGTGATTGGCCCAAGCTCAGCAAGACCG GTCGCTGCCCTGCCAGCGAGCACCGATACCGGGAGCACCTCCTGAGCCGGTTCCTGGCCTGGCTGCTGGACCGCTTCGTGATGGGCCTGGTGCGGGCCCTGTTCTACGTCACTGAGAGTGCCGGCCAGAAGAATGCCCTGCGCTTCTATCGGGAGCATGTTTGGGTGAAACTCCAGGATCTGGCGTTTGG GAAGCACATCCTGAGGAGTCAGTGGGAACTCCTGCCCCAGCAGCGTCTCCCTAAAGCTACGGTGGTGTCCCGCCTGCGCTTCATTCCCAAGCCTGGGGGCATGAGACCCATTGCCAGGATGGCGAAGGCAGACAGCCGGACGTGG CTCTTTCAGTCTCGAATCAAGGACTTGCATGACTTCCTGCGGTTTTGCGTCCAGAAAAGACCGACACTCCTTGGCTCCACGGTGTTTGGCGTTCGCGACATCCACCAGACATTGGGCCCGTTCACGGCCCTCCATAAGgagaagccccgccccctctattTCGTGAAG GTGGACGTTAGCGGTGCCTATGACAGCCTGCCCCACGACAAGCTGCTGCAGGTCGTCACGGAGGTGCTCTTCCCCATATGGAACGAAGCCTTTGTCATTCGCTGGTGGGCCCAGGTGTGGTCCGAGGCCAACGACAGCATGAAGAGGGCATTCCGAAGACGG GTAGAGAAATGGGGCGAGACGGACACCACGGTGAGGGGCTTCATGATGACGATTCAGCAGAATAGCAAGATTCACGACTCCATTCTTATAGAGCAG CGATACTCACTCGACACATATGGTAAAGACGTCTTTGAATTCTTCAAGCAGATGTTGGCTAACTACGTCATTCAGTTTGGAAAGAA AATGTTCCGGCAGTGCCGCGGGATTCCACAGGGCTCTGTGGTGTCTGCCTTGCTCTGCTGCCTCTGTTACGGACACATGGAGAACTCCCTGTTTCGAGACATTACAGATGGAGGAGG ATCCCTGCTGGCGGGCGTTCCGGAGTACGGGTGCTTTGCGAATCCCACGAAGGTCGCTGTGAACTTCCCTGTGGATGACATGGAGGGCATTCCCAGTGTCCGCCAGCTGCCCTTCCAGTGCTTGTTTCCATGGTGCGGGCTTCTTCTGGACACTGATAACTTGGATGTCTATAATGACTACTCCAG TTATGCCGGCCTGTCCTTGCGGAGCAGCCTGACCCTCGGCTCCTCGCCCTTCCCCGGACAGCACATGAAGAGAAAGCTCCTGTCCATCTTGAAGCTCAAGTGCCTCCCCATGTTCCTGGACCTGAAG ATGAACTCTCTGCAGGCCGTCTACCTGAACATCTACAAGATCCTGCTGCTTCAGGCACATAG ATTCCATGCCTGCGTGCAGAACTTGCCCTTCGGCCAGAAGGTCAAGAACAACCCACGTTTCTTCGAAGTCATGATCTGGAACATGGCGAAGCTCTGCAACCTGCTGATCAGGAAAAATAACCAGG GAGACCATCTGGGCTTCAGGAACATGGGAGGCTGCCTGCAGTTTGAGGCTGTGGAGCTGATGTTCTGCATCTCCTTCCTCACCATCCTCTCGCGTCACAGAAGCCTCTACAAGTGCCTTCTTCCACGGCTGCGGACAC GTAAGAGGCAGCTGGAACGGAAGCTGGGAGCAGTGCGACTGGCCGTCGTCCAGCGAGCGTCGACGCCTGAAATCCCCGAGGACTTCCGGTGCATCTATGTCTAA
- the tert gene encoding telomerase reverse transcriptase isoform X1, translating to MANSDVTRVLRLIRSVYPIVRTAQEFSDTIVFKEGRKVLLVEPSDSARYTLFIEGLLICSDRVLQQVPSCTQVITLAELLALVLNTLKRRRRKNVLSQGYSLYEGKQMDADVLKFHGNISLSAAYVYHSDFWKKLHSRLGTDLTRYVLESCTVFTTVPPSCLLQVCGPPFYDCVPAGPGSAFQLSRFRSAHGAAKPRLGQAAGDQRMRERRRSRRRARKRRRSRGEEAGEGEAQEDKEPLSKRVRLEVTGFKPTATRGPRLPTTFQGDGPSGRKLPLLRPTDCFFRALGLLYGGRGLGNFLLNRKLRVGAAVPRRLQGRDLVRLVFFEGPVFGSSTERKPRRLPVRFHGMVGLFAALLRRHRGCPYIQLLRRTCPVGDTDADVTVLLTRHSTPRQVYLFVRECLHRVVPEEFWGSAHNRVHFLLRVKRFLSMGKFDRLSLSQLLWKMRVNDCDWPKLSKTGRCPASEHRYREHLLSRFLAWLLDRFVMGLVRALFYVTESAGQKNALRFYREHVWVKLQDLAFGKHILRSQWELLPQQRLPKATVVSRLRFIPKPGGMRPIARMAKADSRTWLFQSRIKDLHDFLRFCVQKRPTLLGSTVFGVRDIHQTLGPFTALHKEKPRPLYFVKVDVSGAYDSLPHDKLLQVVTEVLFPIWNEAFVIRWWAQVWSEANDSMKRAFRRRVEKWGETDTTVRGFMMTIQQNSKIHDSILIEQRYSLDTYGKDVFEFFKQMLANYVIQFGKKMFRQCRGIPQGSVVSALLCCLCYGHMENSLFRDITDGGGCLLRLVDDFLLITPEFDKAQMFLKSLLAGVPEYGCFANPTKVAVNFPVDDMEGIPSVRQLPFQCLFPWCGLLLDTDNLDVYNDYSSYAGLSLRSSLTLGSSPFPGQHMKRKLLSILKLKCLPMFLDLKMNSLQAVYLNIYKILLLQAHRFHACVQNLPFGQKVKNNPRFFEVMIWNMAKLCNLLIRKNNQGDHLGFRNMGGCLQFEAVELMFCISFLTILSRHRSLYKCLLPRLRTRKRQLERKLGAVRLAVVQRASTPEIPEDFRCIYV from the exons ATGGCAAACAGTGATGTGACCCGGGTCCTTCGCTTAATTCGCTCCGTTTATCCGATCGTGCGGACGGCCCAGGAGTTCTCGGACACTATAGTGTTCAAGGAGGGAAGGAAGGTGTTGCTGGTGGAGCCGTCGGACAGCGCGCGCTACACGTTATTTATCGAGGGACTGCTGATCTGCTCGGACAGGGTTTTGCAGCAAGTCCCCAGCTGCACCCAG GTCATTACGCTGGCAGAGCTGCTGGCTTTAGTGCTGAATACcctgaagaggaggaggaggaagaacgTCTTGTCTCAAGGCTATTCCCTCTATGAGGGCAAGCAGATGGACGCTGACGTGCTGAAGTTCCATGGCAACATCTCCTTGAGCGCCGCCTATGTCTACCATAGCGACTTCTGGAAGAAGCTGCACAGTAGGCTGGGCACAGACTTGACCAGATACGTGCTGGAGAGCTGTACTGTCTTCACCACAGTGCCCCCTAGCTGCCTGTTACAGGTGTGCGGCCCTCCTTTTTATGACTGCGTCCCTGCTGGGCCAGGCTCTGCATTTCAGCTCAGCAGGTTTAGATCCGCTCATGGAGCCGCAAAGCCGAGACTGGGGCAGGCGGCAGGGGACCAGAGgatgagggagaggaggaggagtagGAGGAGGGCGAGGAAGCGAAGGCGCAGCAGAGGGGAGGAAGCTGGAGAAGGGGAGGCCCAGGAGGACAAGGAGCCGCTCTCCAAGCGGGTGAGGTTGGAAGTCACGGGATTTAAACCcacagccaccagggggccgAGATTGCCTACCACCTTCCAGGGGGACGGTCCTTCTGGGAGAAAATTACCGCTGCTGAGGCCCACCGACTGCTTCTTCCGCGCGCTGGGGCTGCTGTACGGAGGGCGTGGCCTGGGGAACTTCCTGCTGAACAGGAAGTTGAGGGTGGGGGCTGCGGTGCCTCGGCGCCTCCAGGGGCGGGACTTGGTGCGGCTGGTGTTCTTTGAAGGCCCAGTGTTTGGGAGCAGCACCGAGAGGAAGCCCCGGAGGCTGCCGGTGCGGTTCCACGGCATGGTGGGCCTCTTCGCCGCGCTCCTCCGTCGACACCGCGGCTGTCCCTACATCCAGCTCTTGCGACGGACGTGTCCGGTGGGAGACACCGATGCTGATGTCACCGTCCTCCTGACCCGCCACAGCACTCCCCGTCAGGTTTACCTCTTCGTCCGGGAGTGCCTCCATCGGGTCGTCCCCGAGGAGTTCTGGGGATCTGCCCACAACCGGGTCCACTTCCTGCTGCGTGTGAAGCGTTTCCTGTCCATGGGGAAGTTCGACcggctgtctctctctcagctcctgTGGAAGATGAGGGTGAATGACTGTGATTGGCCCAAGCTCAGCAAGACCG GTCGCTGCCCTGCCAGCGAGCACCGATACCGGGAGCACCTCCTGAGCCGGTTCCTGGCCTGGCTGCTGGACCGCTTCGTGATGGGCCTGGTGCGGGCCCTGTTCTACGTCACTGAGAGTGCCGGCCAGAAGAATGCCCTGCGCTTCTATCGGGAGCATGTTTGGGTGAAACTCCAGGATCTGGCGTTTGG GAAGCACATCCTGAGGAGTCAGTGGGAACTCCTGCCCCAGCAGCGTCTCCCTAAAGCTACGGTGGTGTCCCGCCTGCGCTTCATTCCCAAGCCTGGGGGCATGAGACCCATTGCCAGGATGGCGAAGGCAGACAGCCGGACGTGG CTCTTTCAGTCTCGAATCAAGGACTTGCATGACTTCCTGCGGTTTTGCGTCCAGAAAAGACCGACACTCCTTGGCTCCACGGTGTTTGGCGTTCGCGACATCCACCAGACATTGGGCCCGTTCACGGCCCTCCATAAGgagaagccccgccccctctattTCGTGAAG GTGGACGTTAGCGGTGCCTATGACAGCCTGCCCCACGACAAGCTGCTGCAGGTCGTCACGGAGGTGCTCTTCCCCATATGGAACGAAGCCTTTGTCATTCGCTGGTGGGCCCAGGTGTGGTCCGAGGCCAACGACAGCATGAAGAGGGCATTCCGAAGACGG GTAGAGAAATGGGGCGAGACGGACACCACGGTGAGGGGCTTCATGATGACGATTCAGCAGAATAGCAAGATTCACGACTCCATTCTTATAGAGCAG CGATACTCACTCGACACATATGGTAAAGACGTCTTTGAATTCTTCAAGCAGATGTTGGCTAACTACGTCATTCAGTTTGGAAAGAA AATGTTCCGGCAGTGCCGCGGGATTCCACAGGGCTCTGTGGTGTCTGCCTTGCTCTGCTGCCTCTGTTACGGACACATGGAGAACTCCCTGTTTCGAGACATTACAGATGGAGGAGG GTGTTTGCTGAGGCTGGTCGACGACTTCCTGCTCATCACACCTGAGTTTGACAAGGCCCAGATGTTCCTCAA ATCCCTGCTGGCGGGCGTTCCGGAGTACGGGTGCTTTGCGAATCCCACGAAGGTCGCTGTGAACTTCCCTGTGGATGACATGGAGGGCATTCCCAGTGTCCGCCAGCTGCCCTTCCAGTGCTTGTTTCCATGGTGCGGGCTTCTTCTGGACACTGATAACTTGGATGTCTATAATGACTACTCCAG TTATGCCGGCCTGTCCTTGCGGAGCAGCCTGACCCTCGGCTCCTCGCCCTTCCCCGGACAGCACATGAAGAGAAAGCTCCTGTCCATCTTGAAGCTCAAGTGCCTCCCCATGTTCCTGGACCTGAAG ATGAACTCTCTGCAGGCCGTCTACCTGAACATCTACAAGATCCTGCTGCTTCAGGCACATAG ATTCCATGCCTGCGTGCAGAACTTGCCCTTCGGCCAGAAGGTCAAGAACAACCCACGTTTCTTCGAAGTCATGATCTGGAACATGGCGAAGCTCTGCAACCTGCTGATCAGGAAAAATAACCAGG GAGACCATCTGGGCTTCAGGAACATGGGAGGCTGCCTGCAGTTTGAGGCTGTGGAGCTGATGTTCTGCATCTCCTTCCTCACCATCCTCTCGCGTCACAGAAGCCTCTACAAGTGCCTTCTTCCACGGCTGCGGACAC GTAAGAGGCAGCTGGAACGGAAGCTGGGAGCAGTGCGACTGGCCGTCGTCCAGCGAGCGTCGACGCCTGAAATCCCCGAGGACTTCCGGTGCATCTATGTCTAA
- the tert gene encoding telomerase reverse transcriptase isoform X3 has product MANSDVTRVLRLIRSVYPIVRTAQEFSDTIVFKEGRKVLLVEPSDSARYTLFIEGLLICSDRVLQQVPSCTQVITLAELLALVLNTLKRRRRKNVLSQGYSLYEGKQMDADVLKFHGNISLSAAYVYHSDFWKKLHSRLGTDLTRYVLESCTVFTTVPPSCLLQVCGPPFYDCVPAGPGSAFQLSRFRSAHGAAKPRLGQAAGDQRMRERRRSRRRARKRRRSRGEEAGEGEAQEDKEPLSKRVRLEVTGFKPTATRGPRLPTTFQGDGPSGRKLPLLRPTDCFFRALGLLYGGRGLGNFLLNRKLRVGAAVPRRLQGRDLVRLVFFEGPVFGSSTERKPRRLPVRFHGMVGLFAALLRRHRGCPYIQLLRRTCPVGDTDADVTVLLTRHSTPRQVYLFVRECLHRVVPEEFWGSAHNRVHFLLRVKRFLSMGKFDRLSLSQLLWKMRVNDCDWPKLSKTGRCPASEHRYREHLLSRFLAWLLDRFVMGLVRALFYVTESAGQKNALRFYREHVWVKLQDLAFGKHILRSQWELLPQQRLPKATVVSRLRFIPKPGGMRPIARMAKADSRTWLFQSRIKDLHDFLRFCVQKRPTLLGSTVFGVRDIHQTLGPFTALHKEKPRPLYFVKVDVSGAYDSLPHDKLLQVVTEVLFPIWNEAFVIRWWAQVWSEANDSMKRAFRRRVEKWGETDTTVRGFMMTIQQNSKIHDSILIEQRYSLDTYGKDVFEFFKQMLANYVIQFGKKMFRQCRGIPQGSVVSALLCCLCYGHMENSLFRDITDGGGCLLRLVDDFLLITPEFDKAQMFLKSLLAGVPEYGCFANPTKVAVNFPVDDMEGIPSVRQLPFQCLFPWCGLLLDTDNLDVYNDYSSYAGLSLRSSLTLGSSPFPGQHMKRKLLSILKLKCLPMFLDLKMNSLQAVYLNIYKILLLQAHRLDAACHLTHSVSASEAGGPSSATRLAPWASPSVTSSALGSCSPLLQIPCLRAELALRPEGQEQPTFLRSHDLEHGEALQPADQEK; this is encoded by the exons ATGGCAAACAGTGATGTGACCCGGGTCCTTCGCTTAATTCGCTCCGTTTATCCGATCGTGCGGACGGCCCAGGAGTTCTCGGACACTATAGTGTTCAAGGAGGGAAGGAAGGTGTTGCTGGTGGAGCCGTCGGACAGCGCGCGCTACACGTTATTTATCGAGGGACTGCTGATCTGCTCGGACAGGGTTTTGCAGCAAGTCCCCAGCTGCACCCAG GTCATTACGCTGGCAGAGCTGCTGGCTTTAGTGCTGAATACcctgaagaggaggaggaggaagaacgTCTTGTCTCAAGGCTATTCCCTCTATGAGGGCAAGCAGATGGACGCTGACGTGCTGAAGTTCCATGGCAACATCTCCTTGAGCGCCGCCTATGTCTACCATAGCGACTTCTGGAAGAAGCTGCACAGTAGGCTGGGCACAGACTTGACCAGATACGTGCTGGAGAGCTGTACTGTCTTCACCACAGTGCCCCCTAGCTGCCTGTTACAGGTGTGCGGCCCTCCTTTTTATGACTGCGTCCCTGCTGGGCCAGGCTCTGCATTTCAGCTCAGCAGGTTTAGATCCGCTCATGGAGCCGCAAAGCCGAGACTGGGGCAGGCGGCAGGGGACCAGAGgatgagggagaggaggaggagtagGAGGAGGGCGAGGAAGCGAAGGCGCAGCAGAGGGGAGGAAGCTGGAGAAGGGGAGGCCCAGGAGGACAAGGAGCCGCTCTCCAAGCGGGTGAGGTTGGAAGTCACGGGATTTAAACCcacagccaccagggggccgAGATTGCCTACCACCTTCCAGGGGGACGGTCCTTCTGGGAGAAAATTACCGCTGCTGAGGCCCACCGACTGCTTCTTCCGCGCGCTGGGGCTGCTGTACGGAGGGCGTGGCCTGGGGAACTTCCTGCTGAACAGGAAGTTGAGGGTGGGGGCTGCGGTGCCTCGGCGCCTCCAGGGGCGGGACTTGGTGCGGCTGGTGTTCTTTGAAGGCCCAGTGTTTGGGAGCAGCACCGAGAGGAAGCCCCGGAGGCTGCCGGTGCGGTTCCACGGCATGGTGGGCCTCTTCGCCGCGCTCCTCCGTCGACACCGCGGCTGTCCCTACATCCAGCTCTTGCGACGGACGTGTCCGGTGGGAGACACCGATGCTGATGTCACCGTCCTCCTGACCCGCCACAGCACTCCCCGTCAGGTTTACCTCTTCGTCCGGGAGTGCCTCCATCGGGTCGTCCCCGAGGAGTTCTGGGGATCTGCCCACAACCGGGTCCACTTCCTGCTGCGTGTGAAGCGTTTCCTGTCCATGGGGAAGTTCGACcggctgtctctctctcagctcctgTGGAAGATGAGGGTGAATGACTGTGATTGGCCCAAGCTCAGCAAGACCG GTCGCTGCCCTGCCAGCGAGCACCGATACCGGGAGCACCTCCTGAGCCGGTTCCTGGCCTGGCTGCTGGACCGCTTCGTGATGGGCCTGGTGCGGGCCCTGTTCTACGTCACTGAGAGTGCCGGCCAGAAGAATGCCCTGCGCTTCTATCGGGAGCATGTTTGGGTGAAACTCCAGGATCTGGCGTTTGG GAAGCACATCCTGAGGAGTCAGTGGGAACTCCTGCCCCAGCAGCGTCTCCCTAAAGCTACGGTGGTGTCCCGCCTGCGCTTCATTCCCAAGCCTGGGGGCATGAGACCCATTGCCAGGATGGCGAAGGCAGACAGCCGGACGTGG CTCTTTCAGTCTCGAATCAAGGACTTGCATGACTTCCTGCGGTTTTGCGTCCAGAAAAGACCGACACTCCTTGGCTCCACGGTGTTTGGCGTTCGCGACATCCACCAGACATTGGGCCCGTTCACGGCCCTCCATAAGgagaagccccgccccctctattTCGTGAAG GTGGACGTTAGCGGTGCCTATGACAGCCTGCCCCACGACAAGCTGCTGCAGGTCGTCACGGAGGTGCTCTTCCCCATATGGAACGAAGCCTTTGTCATTCGCTGGTGGGCCCAGGTGTGGTCCGAGGCCAACGACAGCATGAAGAGGGCATTCCGAAGACGG GTAGAGAAATGGGGCGAGACGGACACCACGGTGAGGGGCTTCATGATGACGATTCAGCAGAATAGCAAGATTCACGACTCCATTCTTATAGAGCAG CGATACTCACTCGACACATATGGTAAAGACGTCTTTGAATTCTTCAAGCAGATGTTGGCTAACTACGTCATTCAGTTTGGAAAGAA AATGTTCCGGCAGTGCCGCGGGATTCCACAGGGCTCTGTGGTGTCTGCCTTGCTCTGCTGCCTCTGTTACGGACACATGGAGAACTCCCTGTTTCGAGACATTACAGATGGAGGAGG GTGTTTGCTGAGGCTGGTCGACGACTTCCTGCTCATCACACCTGAGTTTGACAAGGCCCAGATGTTCCTCAA ATCCCTGCTGGCGGGCGTTCCGGAGTACGGGTGCTTTGCGAATCCCACGAAGGTCGCTGTGAACTTCCCTGTGGATGACATGGAGGGCATTCCCAGTGTCCGCCAGCTGCCCTTCCAGTGCTTGTTTCCATGGTGCGGGCTTCTTCTGGACACTGATAACTTGGATGTCTATAATGACTACTCCAG TTATGCCGGCCTGTCCTTGCGGAGCAGCCTGACCCTCGGCTCCTCGCCCTTCCCCGGACAGCACATGAAGAGAAAGCTCCTGTCCATCTTGAAGCTCAAGTGCCTCCCCATGTTCCTGGACCTGAAG ATGAACTCTCTGCAGGCCGTCTACCTGAACATCTACAAGATCCTGCTGCTTCAGGCACATAG GTTGGATGCAGCATGTCACCTTACTCACTCAGTATCTGCATCGGAGGCTGGTGGACCCAGCAGTGCTACTCGCCTTGCTCCGTGGGCATCACCATCTGTGACCTCCTCTGCCCTTGGAAGTTGTTCTCCTTTGTTGCAGATTCCATGCCTGCGTGCAGAACTTGCCCTTCGGCCAGAAGGTCAAGAACAACCCACGTTTCTTCGAAGTCATGATCTGGAACATGGCGAAGCTCTGCAACCTGCTGATCAGGAAAAATAA